A genomic stretch from Candidatus Eisenbacteria bacterium includes:
- a CDS encoding DNA repair exonuclease: MPVRILHLADLHIGYLPGFLSPEKARARSEDFKSAFQRAVDYALKPENAIKAMIIAGDLFDCSLPDETVRGFVRAQLGRLSTASIPALIIPGTHDTIALPESVYRKESFPSGVHVLAEPFSTAPLELVLNGEKFYFYWLTHEPGEKRTVAEFLAGVKASLPEDGYRIFVAHASLKGSPEWDMRRKDLPVALEDLLSSGMHYVALGHYHGFSESPQGGGRAETKVVYPGTLEGKAFGENGPRYLVVASFEDGRVRVEKHPFNKRVLEEKVFSLDLEPVSDEEELLEKLESLGNENLLLKLTVTGRPDFVVRSDFLTGALAGKFFYIEIDDATSLLSSLPVEEILGERTIRGMFVRKLKEAIAATPEPATYELALKEGLSAFAEKGIVKHAPKK, translated from the coding sequence ATGCCCGTGAGAATTCTCCATCTTGCCGATCTCCACATCGGCTACCTTCCGGGATTTCTGAGCCCCGAAAAGGCCAGAGCCAGGTCTGAGGACTTCAAGTCCGCCTTTCAGAGGGCGGTTGACTATGCCTTGAAGCCCGAGAACGCGATCAAAGCCATGATAATAGCGGGTGACCTTTTTGATTGTTCCCTGCCCGACGAGACGGTGAGGGGATTCGTGAGGGCCCAGCTGGGTAGGCTGTCGACGGCTTCAATCCCCGCACTCATCATTCCTGGTACGCACGACACGATTGCGCTTCCCGAGAGCGTTTACAGGAAGGAATCTTTTCCCTCAGGTGTACACGTTTTGGCAGAGCCCTTTTCTACCGCACCGCTTGAGCTCGTGCTGAACGGCGAGAAATTCTACTTCTACTGGCTCACACACGAACCTGGAGAGAAAAGAACGGTTGCGGAGTTTCTGGCGGGCGTGAAGGCAAGTCTGCCCGAGGACGGGTACAGGATTTTCGTGGCCCACGCCTCGCTCAAGGGCTCGCCAGAGTGGGACATGAGGCGCAAGGACCTTCCAGTGGCTCTCGAGGACCTCCTTTCGAGCGGCATGCACTACGTCGCCCTCGGGCACTATCATGGTTTCTCCGAGTCTCCGCAGGGCGGGGGGCGCGCGGAGACCAAGGTGGTCTACCCCGGCACACTCGAAGGGAAAGCGTTTGGGGAGAACGGGCCTCGCTACCTGGTGGTGGCAAGTTTCGAAGACGGCCGGGTTAGAGTGGAGAAGCACCCGTTCAACAAACGTGTCTTGGAGGAGAAAGTGTTCTCTCTTGATCTTGAGCCGGTCTCGGACGAGGAGGAGCTGCTCGAGAAGTTGGAGTCACTGGGGAATGAAAATCTGCTCCTCAAGCTGACAGTGACGGGACGTCCGGACTTCGTAGTACGATCGGATTTTCTGACGGGGGCGCTGGCGGGCAAGTTTTTCTACATTGAAATCGATGACGCCACCAGCCTGCTCTCTTCACTTCCCGTCGAGGAGATTCTGGGTGAGAGGACAATCCGAGGGATGTTCGTGCGGAAGCTCAAAGAAGCAATCGCTGCCACGCCGGAGCCCGCGACTTATGAACTCGCGTTGAAGGAAGGACTGAGCGCGTTCGCAGAAAAGGGGATAGTGAAGCACGCTCCAAAGAAGTGA